AGTGGTTAGACGGTTAAAATCGCTGTCTGCCGTCAGAGATAACTCTGTAACGAAAAACATGGGATTTGTGCCTACCACTGAGTAAGGTTACTAGACAGAGATTCCCATTCTAATACAAACATAATCTTATGTTTGGCATCAAAATACATAGCATTGATCATTTCCAACTCGCTGATCAGTGTATAGGAaattaaagataaaaagaaagaaatgttttattcaacgacgcacttaGCACATTtgatttatggttatatggcgtcagacatatggttaagcaccacacagatattcagagaggaaacccgctgtcgccacttcatgggctacacttttggattagcagcaaggagacttttatatgcaccatcccatagacagggtagtacataccacgacctttgatataccagtcgtggtccaccggctggaacgagaaatagcccaatgggcccaccgactaggatcgattccacaccgaccgcgcatcgagcaagcgttGTATCACGGGATTGTCAAATGCCATACGAATtgtgcagtaggttcgaatccagtCAGTATacattgtgtgtttttattacgtaaCAAATACATTGAATGTGTTTCAAACGATCACCACTATTAAAATGggttatataaataattatcattGTTTATTGCAGGTCATTTGTAACTAAGGAAGAATATTAAAATGGTATCTTAAGATTTCAGGAGAATTAATCGTTCATTAagtcaaaaatataacaaatttagtatattaaattacaCTACTCACAGTACACTGTCAGTGTAAACTGTTTAGTTTTAGACTTTGGTATAAGTGAATTGGTGGCTGTACACGTGTACACATTCCCTGTCTGACTCCTGTTGATGTTTGTCAGTGTTAACCGAGAGGTTGCTGAGATCTGCTGATTTCCCAGAGTCCATGAATTGGAACACGGTGGTTTACAGCCAGCAGCAGCACACGTCACAGTCAGACTGTCTCTTTCTGCTAGAGACCCAGGTGATGGTGGATTGAGTGTAACTGAGTCTGGACCACCTGAAAAAGATAACAgacagttattttaatatttccagGAAAATATAAATGCTTCCTTGCGTTAACAATGTCAGAGGTGGTTAGATAGACAACATTTGTTCTGTATTGTATTTTGCACTCTTAGTCTTACATTTGCAGCAATATGCATTCTTTCATTTCCATTAACCGTGGAGtgatacagaaagaaagaattgtgTTTTATGCTGTACACTTTTCTTGTCAAGACTTAAAGGTTCAGTATGGCAGTCATCTGCTATCTATACAATTAAACTTAAAGTAAATAACCACTTTCTTTAGTGCAGGCGCAGATTCAGAGAGATAATTTCGGGTGTGCATAACACTCTCACATACTTTGGAGTGCcctaaaacattatatttaacaGACGCTAAAGATGAGCCAGTTATATTATAATTCGTGTTCAAATTGATAGGGGAGCGGGACGaatcccagtgataaagcgctcacttgatgcgtggtcgatttgagatcaattcccgtcggtggatccattcggctatttctctttccagccaagACACCACGATtagctgtggtatatgctatcctgtctatgggatggtgcatataaaagatcccttggaactaatggataaatgtagcgggtttcctctctaagactacatgtaaaaaaaaatgattgtCTTCCAATacccgataattaataaatcaatgtattctagtggtgtcgttaaacaaaacaaattttaattttaaactgatATGTAGGAGGAGGTGGTTCATGCGGTCAGAGCACTACACACGCTGATCTCCAGCTTCTGATGCCTATGCTTCAACAAACTCTCAAAACACGTATCCAGTTCAAAATGGTATAaacctgaatatatatatatagagagagagatatatatatatatatgagtgagagcaataattcaactctctcacgaaacaagcctgtcatgtagagaaaaacatacactttttaacgatatatatatatatatatatatatatatatatatatatatatatatatatatatatatatatacatatgtgatATTTAGCGGAACATGGCGCGCGAATTTTAGTGATGCCTTTTTTCTTTTGAGTTCAGCTTATCTTAGTACTAATAGACTTTAAGCTGGACACAAAAAACATCAGATGTTAATTAGCAAAACAGCTAAAATAGCAGATGAGCAAACTGGGTCCCAGTTTCGATTGATCGCTTTGGCGAATTAAAGTCACAGACACTAAGTTTGGCTATCTACAAACGTGTAAATGATATCTgcataaaattacaataaagtGAAACGAGTATGTGACGTTAAAACTTGGAACCCCTACGTTAAAACTTGGAACCCCTCTCTAAATAGACTAGAGATTGTCATCATAACCTTTACTTCTTAcaggtacgtgcgtttttagaattatgaaatatacattTCGTGACATGACACACAGTCATGACGGGTGTCACCTGTGGGACAGGATACCTTATTATCATCACCGTTATGACAGTGATTACTGGGTGCAtatcatcacagctgtacttattctaatgaagTCTGTACGGTGCTaggtttgatttagtaaacaagTCTGTCAATGGCAGTcgtctttgtggcggtgcaagaggggAGATATCGCCTGTAAAAGATAtcatcgggagtggctgtcctcctatacaCGAGACGCTAGATAGAGATTAATGGAATCAGCCAACATTTTACCAAatgtccattcgactctgcattgtgtattagctttttgttgttcagattggTAAATATCCTATCAAAACATACGGACACCCACAATCGGCTACGCCAGTGCTactacatatactcttcaaaagaagaaacgcaaaaccacattgtcgtaacatttggagaattgatttaattattgaatggtgagtccgataattaccaaatgttgcaggattgttcacaattcactctagtccattgtgagtaagtgataggacacaccaccaaggtcaaggtcatctggagtcaataccgggtgtggcctccgcgtgtgttgacaactgcctggcaccgcctgcccattgaagcaaccagagtacggatgacgtcctgggggatggtggcccactcggcctgcaaggctcctgccagctcgggcagggtctggggctgtggttgtcgctgtcggaggcatcggtccaactcgtcccatagatgctcaattgggttcaaatcaggtgatgtcgatggccaaggaaggacattaatgttgttgttctgtgggaaagccgttgtgagacgtgctgtgtgaggcctggcgttgtcatgttggaacactgcgttggcgttggccataactggaacgatgtgtggccggaggatctggtcaatgtagccctgtgcattcaggttgccctgcacgtggaccaggtcagttctgccagtgtgtgagatggctgcccacaccatgacactacccccgccgaatctgtccacttcctgcacgcagtttgccgcataacgttcaccacgacgcctatacacgcgacatcttccatcatgacgtcggagcagaaatcgggactcgtcactgaaccacacctgtctccatcgcagttgaggccattgtcgatgaatctggcaccactgcagtcggtgtcgacggtgttgtggtgttaagatgacacctcgaactggtcgtctggcacgaattcctacctcacgtaggcggttccgtacggtctggtcggatatcctgcgcaaacctggtattgctgcggctgtggaggtggcagtagtcaatcgttcccgaaggtggcgtacccggatgtagcggtcctgccgggggtagtgacccgtggtcgaccggatctagggaggtcacgtgttgatccatgttgctggtaacggtcccacagcctggagatggtgcttggggacacatggaatgccctggcaacggccgttctggattcgcctgcgtctagtcggccgatggcattgtttctctgcggttcactgagacgtggcatgtcctggattgtcaactgtcggccagatacagaggccaggcaagcgaacaccctgcacttttatactgtcggtgttcatgttgcacgtgcagacaacgcacgtgcagtggtgacatggtttgcacgtggctgcgtttttgcgaatattcacattttggaactttattgtacagtagctgcgttttatcgaatgtaaccgtgggaatgtgtttgggacatgcaatgaccgtatattcacaaagcatgaaccggtaggaaacataaaatcggagttataacccatttgttcccttttgcgtttctttttttgaagagtatattttcatCGATTTGAGATTGAAACTTTCTTCACCTCGTCAGAACTGTACGAATAAACCGGTATTAAAAAACTAGGACCGTAGAGTGGCTTGGGATTGGCGGGGGTTTATTGTATTTGCCATATGAAGAACACATTATTAAGGGCATTTAGAGTATTTATCCAAACTACATgtcttatttacagaacaataTATTCAAAAGACATAGGCAATGTACTTTCAATCTAAACACGCTATTTCCAAGATATTTGACTCGCACTCTTTCCGGAATGTCGAGCTTGCGCAGTTCGGAACTACCATGTCATCTATTCGTTTCACACTGATCTAAAATGCAAACCTGAGGCGTTAACAAAAGTCTCGTTACATATTTCTATTGTGACTTGACCTACAAACGTTTGCCTATATCCATGCAATTTAATGTAAAATGTCATCCTATATCCGATTCATATTATCACTTATATTCATGTGAAACATTTATATAGTCCAGCTGCAAGTTCATCCAACAAAgctttcgctaacgttcgcgaactatttgattggctCCCGACGTGGCTGTTTGGTTcactgtgaagcgcataaaccagtctagcggacgcgTTTTTTACTCAGTCGGACAGAACTCTCAACTAGAATGTGTTTATCTGTAATATGGCTATAAAAATGTGCACTGTGCGGCCTGAAGGTCAAAGTGACCGAACCAATAAATAACTTTGATCGttcctttaactttaactttttattttaactgttttactCATTAAACTCATGGTTTTTGTTCAGTCTTGAAATACTTTTTCCTTTTTTGGCTATTGTAGATATTATGCCATTAACTTTCACATTATTTACAACGTTTTGCTTAAACTACCAAATCTGGACATTTCAACGTGTTTCTATTCAACTTGATATTTCTAACAGCTTAAAATGTCAAATAAACAGATCGAAAACTAGGGTCAGCGGCTTTCATACTACATAGGCTAAACATTTTGTCAAGAACATTTTGTAGGTACAATTAGCATCATAACTTACTGCTAAGCTGCAGACCAAATGTGTTGCTTTGTGTTTGAGCTGTATTCAGTCCACACCACCAGTTTGTGTTATCATTGACCGTAGCTCTGTTTATCCTCAGATGATACGTCTTAGTGATGGACGAGCTGCTCCCCGTTCCACTGCCACAGGACACAGTGTAACCTGCTGGTACAGAATTGAACACAGAACAAACCTGTTTCTTCTGGTAGAAGGTAGCAAAGGcatcatttgatttttttttaaattctaccAGATCGCTCAAACCACCAGCTTCTGACACTGTACAGGTCAAGGTAAATGGCCGATCCAATACTGCATAAGATGAAGAGCCAGACAGATTCAGTGACGcacctgtaaataataataataataatagtaacagtagtagtagtagtagtagtagtagtagtagtagtagtagtaatagaagtagtaAAAACACTAGGCGACCCTctacataaacaaatattactatAAACTATAAAATGCTTTGACCCAAAACCATAACAAATGTAACCACATCACGTACGTTTTATTGATACTTgccaaattgttttatatatgacAGACAGGTAATATGCATCCCTAAAGGCATGTTATGAACTCCACAATTACAaactgctttaaaaaaatttttataaaatactactCGATTAGCAAGAACGcacgtatacacacacgcatgcatacacacacacacacacacacacacatgcggatctacgcacatacatacactctcAGGGAAAATAATCTGAGATAATATTATGGATTTGTGTTACGCGCAATATTATTGGACGAATTggcgcttacaaaccaatgacctcgTCCATTCTCTGACACCCAATATCCGAtatgtgtttttgtgctggggtgtcgttaaacaaacattcattcattcattcattcttgtcGATTCTAAATAAGACACACATTACGACACATAGGTTCCACGTATATCGTCTGATAACTATTTAAGAATGTCTCAGTGGTCTTGGCAACTGGGATCGTATCTGTGTCACTCCCAGCaccggtgtcacatataatttgcactccccaggatttgcactccccagtcaacattatacggagaataagcactccccagtgcatattatacatgcaATATACACTCACCAAGTctacattacatgtataatatgcactccctctgaataatatgcacttccctagtatatatgacatgtaggctataataatttgtttaagtGCTCGCATAATGATATTGTTTTAGtgtgttttatgtttgtatcgccagtgcactttgtaaacgtttatataaatatcagtGGCGAATCTAGATGGGTATGTAAATCAGGGGCGGAGCGAAGGAGGCCAAAACGTTCTTGTATCCGCCATTGAAAATTTgcagaacaaaattaataactcaTCATATGTGGTGATAGGATGGATACCAGAAAATCGTGACTCATCCCTTGCTACCCTTACTTTCGATTAATATGACAGGAATTATGTGGAGATAACATTGCAAAGCTTGGtcttaaacatgtttatattttcgAACAAACACGAAATTGACTTCAGATCCATCCTACCCCAATTAAAtgccaccttgtatgcccatCAACATTTCTGcattttttgttcatattagGGATCCGACATTGACACccagtgtttgttttaaaacatttatagttTTTTAAGTAAAAGACGTTGTAGACTATCTGAAAGACAAAGGAAGAAAAGCGAATTTTAGACGACCTTATAAACGATTTTCCGTTGAAAATAGAAAATTATTATACTTAACAAAACAGAAgaataataatcaaataaagGAAACTTCATTTTGGTGCAAGTTAGTATTATATGTGAATATCAgagtataaaacaataatatgcaCATGTCATAGATCTATACCATAGTTGTAAGTAACGATGCtaatcatgtatacaatttacatttataacGTATACATTCGTGATTATCTCGATGTAAAAGggtggaacatagcccagtggtaaagcgttcgcctgctgcgcggtcggtctaggatcgcctatttttcgttctaaccagtgcaccacgactggtaaaacaaaggccgtgacatgtgctatcatgtctttgggatggtgcatatacaaaaatatcccttgctactaatggaaaaatatagcgggtttgcTAAAGATAagactttatttaaaaattaccaaatatttcacatgcTTGGACCTATATTCGATCATTAATACATCAGtctgctctagtagtgtcataaACAAATGTGCACAAACCTAGGAGCAATGAGTTGATGTTATACAATTTATTTAGTTCAGTgcgtgataataaatatatcattgttatacacacaccccaaaacccattcattattacacATCTAATAAATCTACACTCatgttcattactatacatataatctacactacccattcattattatacacacaaTCTAAAttccacattcattaatttaacTACACATATCTGAACTCTATATTCattgttatacatataacctaccctCAAccttcattattatatataaaacctACACTttccattcattactatacatataatatgcactccccattcattattacacatattatatacactccccattcattattatacacataatatacactGCCCATTAAatgctatacatataatctgcactccccctttattactatataaatataacctACTCTCCCCATTcattttatacatataatctgcattTCCCATtcaatattatacacataacctgcTTTACGTATT
This DNA window, taken from Gigantopelta aegis isolate Gae_Host unplaced genomic scaffold, Gae_host_genome ctg4403_pilon_pilon:::debris, whole genome shotgun sequence, encodes the following:
- the LOC121392740 gene encoding carcinoembryonic antigen-related cell adhesion molecule 16-like yields the protein MRFTVNQTATSGANQIVRERGPDSVTLNPPSPGSLAERDSLTVTCAAAGCKPPCSNSWTLGNQQISATSRLTLTNINRSQTGNVYTCTATNSLIPKSKTKQFTLTVYYGPDSVQLNTTSPLTVKEGDDVAVSCEATNCSPSCSFTWKFKSQIKSTNSVLSLKNVQRSAAGDYTCIARNTNTQKSLDKISTLDVQCE